The Sorangiineae bacterium MSr11954 DNA segment CGATTACGAGACGTTCTTCTCGGCATTGTTGCGCGGTCACGATGCTCGAATTCCCTATCGCTGGCGCGCGCTCACCTTTCGCTTCTTTCGTTCGGTAAGGGCGCGTACGCCATCCGCTTATGCGAGTGGGTGGACCATCGCGTACAACCTTTCAGGCTCGCTCAATACCAGCGACGACTCGGTTCGCGAAACGCTCTTTCACGAGATATTTCACTTGAACGACGCTGCGCACAACGACTGGTCTCACCGCGCGTTGAAAGAAACGTACGATGCCATTCTCGCTCGCTGCAAAACGTCGACCGGATGCCTCGCTCCCTTTTCTCCCGGCTCGACCAAGGTTCGAGGTGGCACGTACTACGCCTTTCAACCCGGCAATGACGTGGGCGAATATGCAGCAGAGTTGGCCATTCGCTATTATCGCGAACAGCGAGGAGCACTTTCGTCAAGGCCGAACGCGACGCCGCCGTTCAAGTGCATGCGGCCGGAGAATGCTCGCGTGTGGGCCGCCCTCGTGCACGAGTTCTTCGATGGCATCGATCACGTTGCCGCGTGTCCATGACCGCGTAGATGCACGGGCGCGACATCGCACGTGAGCATCTCGTCCGGCGCGGCTCGGAGGTCGGAGAACGGGCACGAGCGGCTCACACGGCGACGCACAGTCCCGAAAGTTCGAGCCCTCTCCGCACCCGTCACGAAATACAATCGGCTCGTATATCGCAACAGTTGGTGTCCAAAGCCTCTCACGCAACGCTTTGCGAGGAACGTTGGACGAACATGCCTCGATCCATTGGCGGGCATCGCCAAGCCAACGGGCGCCGAGGCCCCTCGTTCGGCGCCTCGCCGAGGAAAACAGGCCCGGTCCAGCTCGCAACACGTGCATATCTCATGGCGCTCCTAGTCCCCGAGCGCGCTCCCTGAGCTCCGCGCCCCGCGCCCGACGAGCGCAACCGTTTCCGTCTTTGTCGTCATTTGGCCTTCGCCGGCACACCGAAATGGCGAGTTCCGACCATGAGCAGTGCTTGCTGCATCCCTTTGAGGTACATGGCAAGCTGACATGACGACTCATCCGGACCCCGCACACCTCCAGGCCTTGCTCGACATGCACCGCGTGGTCGACGGCATCGTGGAGGAGGGACTCGTTCACCGGCGCAACCTGGCCGAGGTCATGGATCGGCTCCTGCCCGAGGTTTGCCGCACGATCGGCGCAAAGGGCGCCTTCGTCGAGAGCTACGGCGAGGACCTCGGGCTTCGCTGGTTCGGATCCCCCGCCAACCTGTCGCTCTTTCGGCGCCCGGAGTACCAGGACATCCGCACGCGGGCGGGGAGCGCGCAGCGCGAGGTGGTGGTGCAGCCCATCGAGGAGCTCCTGGTGGTGGCGCGCCCGCTCGACGTGGCCGGCGCCTGGTTCGGCACCGCGGGGTTGATCTTCGAGGCCGGAGAGACGCGCACGCACGTGCAGCTGATCGAGCTGGTCGAGATGATGTGCGAGGAGCTCGACAACTACCTCTATGCCATTCGCGCCTCGCGCGAGAAGCATCGCATCATGATGGACCTGGGCCTCGCGCTCCGGCATCGGGTGCTCGGTGAAGGCCTCGGCCAAGCCATCGCGGTGCTGGGCAGCGCGGTGCCGCTCGATCGCGTGCTCCTCGTCTATGTGGCCGAGGAAGACACGGAGTCGATGCTGCACGTGCAGCTCTACGAGGGCGGCGAAATCAAGGTCGATACGATGATGGGCATCGCCGACGGCGACGTCGATGTGCTCTGCCGCGAAGGGAGCGACTACCTCTACGGGCGAAGCCACGCGTTGCTCGAGCGATTCGGCTTCGTCGATGCGCGCGAGGAGGTGCTCATCAATGGGGTGACCAAGCGCGTGGTGGTGGGCAAGATGCTCGTGACCTCCAAGAACGGCGCGTTCAACACCTACGATCGCGAGCTGCTCGGGAGCTTCGCGGGGTTCATCCGCCAGCGCGTGGTCGACTTCAACAAAGAGTGGCGCCATCTGGCGGCCGCCTTCCGCCCGGCGGACGTGGCGCGATTGCTCCAAAGTGACGACTACGAACAACGCTTCCTCCAGCCGCGCGAGGAAGACGTGGCGATGCTCTATGTGGATATCGCAGGTTTCACCCGACTCTCGGAGACGGTGCTGCGCTCGCCCAGCGCCGTGGCGCAGCTCGTGGAGGGCTGGAGCAAAGAGGCCGTCAATCTGGTGTGGGAGCACGGCGGTGTCTTCGACAAGATGGTCGGCGATTGCATCATCGCCTTGTTCGGTCCCCCGTTCTACGAGAGCGCGCCGGGCGATCGCCTCGCCTCCGCCCTTCGCTGCGCGGTCGCCGTTCGCGAGATGACGCGCATGCTCCCCCAGCGCCCCGAGTTCGCCAAGCTGCGCGAACAAGGCCTGAGCGTCGCCACCGGTGTAAACCTCGCGCCGCTGTTCGTCGGTACCTTTGGCCCGAACAACAACTTCACGGGCTTCTCCAGCGGCATGAACAACACCGCGCGCTTGCAGGGGTGCGCCGTTCGCGACGAGATCCTCGTCATGGCCGACGCCATCGCCAAGCTCCCCCGCGACTCCGAATTCCACTTCGGCGAAGAGCGGAACGCAACTGTGAAAAATGTTGCAGCGCCGCTGCGCTTTCGCGCGCTCGAGTAGGTCGACTTCGCCTACCCTACGCGCAGGAAACGAACGGGCCGATGTGTTACTCGGGCAACGATTCCGAGCACCGTGAGAGCACCCAACCAGGAGCAGCAGGAGTGAGCGAGCCTCGATTTTACTTCGTCGTAGTGGACATCGATCCGACCCTCGCGGAGGACGCAGGGGTGCTCTTCTTCGAGCTCGGCGCCACCGGGGTCGAAGAGCGCGATCAGACCACGTTGGTCAAGGGCCCCTCGGGCAAGACGTCCCTGGTCGCCAGCTTCAACTCGCGCGAGGAGGCGGAGTCCGCGCGCGATCAAGTCGATGCGAGCTGGTCGCCGCGGATCGAAGAGCTGGTGGGCGACGCCTGGCGCGACGCTTGGAAAGAGCACTTTCGTCCGTTCGAGATCACACCGGGGATCGTGGTCTGTCCCCCGTGGGAGAAGTACGCGGGCAGCGCCCGATACGTCCTCGAGCTCGAGCCGGGCCGCGCCTTCGGAACGGGTCTCCACGAGACCACGTCCTTGGTCGCAGGCGTGCTCTCCGATCACCGCGACACCTACCGCGACGGCCATGTGCTCGACGTGGGATGCGGAAGCGGCATCCTCGCCTTGCTCGCCCTGCTCCTGGGCGCGGCGGACGCGCGCGCCATCGACAACGATCCGGACGTGATCGACGTCGCCCGCGAGAACGCGGAGCGAAACCATCTCGAGGCGCGGTTGACCGTCGACACCACCCCGGTGGAGCAGATCACGTCCGAGTACGACATGGTCCTCGCCAACATCGAGGCCGACGTGCTCATCGCCCTGGCCGCGCCGATTTCCAAGTGCGTCAAGCCGGGCAAGCTGCTCGTGCTCTCCGGCGTGCTGGCGACCCAGCACGATCGCGTGCGCGCGGCCTATTCCGATTTCGAGGCGCCAGAAGCCGCCCAGGTGGGCACGGGCGTGCGGGCGCGCGGTGAGTGGGTCGCCTTGGTCCTCCGGCGGCCGCTCGGCTCGGGATAAGCGGGGCGCGCGTTGGCCACACGGGTGCGAGCGCCCATCGAGGGATTGCACGAGGGGCTTTGCACCGCCAGCGAGGCCACCGCGCACTACCTCACCCGCGTGCTTCGCCTGGGGGTAGGCGCGGCCTTCGTCGCCTTCGATCCCGAGACGTCGCGCGAGGCCGACGCATCGATCGTGGCCATTTCCGGGAAGGTGCAGCTCGAAATCCAAGGGCTGCGCCCGGCGCGGGTGGTCGCCCGGCGCGCGGTCACCTTCGTCCAAGGCCTCGCCAAGGGCGACAAATGCGACGCGGTGGTGCGCGACGCCACGGAGCTCGGCGTCACCCACGTCATCATCGCCGCCTGCGCGCGCAGCGTCGTGCAGCTTCAAGGCCCGCGCCGCGACGCGCGCGTGGAGCGCTGGCTCCGCATCGCCCGCGAGGCCGCCCGCCAATGCGGCCGCTCGGATCCACCGCGCGTGGAGCTTCTCCCGTGGGACGACGCCATGACGCGCACCGCTCCCGACGCGCGGCGCTTTTGCCTGCACGTCCGCGAGAGCGCGCCGCTCGGCCCCGCGCTCCTGGCGGCCCTCGAAGACGAAAATGCGCCCGTGGCCTTCGCGGCAGGCCCCGAGGGCGGGTTGACCGCCGAGGAGATCGCCTTTGCCTCGGACCAAGGCTGGCAGCTCGTCTCGCTCGGCGACTTGGTTTTGCGCACGGAGACCGCGGCGGCGGCCGTCCTCGGTGCGCTCCGGGTCTTCGAGGGCGGCTAGCGCCACGCCGATACGGCGCACGCCAATACGGCACCGCAGCGCGAAATTTTCACCCCACCGCGTACGAAGGAGTGCGCTATGGATGTGCGTTCTTGGCGAAGCATGCGCCTTCTTGCTCGACCCTCGTGGGGGGCCCTCTGTCTGACGGTGGCCGCCTGCGGCGGGGCGCCCTCCAAAACCGCGGCCGAAGCACCGCCGAACACCGCTTCGAGCGAAGCGCCGCTCACCCCCGTCATCCAAGCGGAGCTGAGCGACCCCGCGAGCATCGTCGCGGCGTTACGTGAACATTATACGAAGTATGAATACCGAATCCCCATGCGGGACGGCGTTCGCCTTTTTACGATGGCGTACGTCCCGAAGGATCGTTCGCGAACGTACCCCATCCTCATGACGCGCACCCCCTATGGGGTCGCGCCCTATGGCCCCGACGCCTATGTGGACGAGAAGAAGCCCGGCTTTTTGTTGCACTCCATCGCCATGTACCTCCGCTCGGGGTACATCTTGGTCCAGCAGGACGTGCGCGGCTGCTACATGTCCGAGGGCGACTTCGTCAACGTACGCCCGCACGCCACGGTCAAGGGTGGGGTCGACGAGAGCACCGATGCGTACGACACCATCGACTGGCTGGTGAAGAACGTACCGGCCAACAGCGGCAAGGTGGGGGTGCGCGGCGGCTCGTACCAGGCGATCGAGTTCCCGTTCGTTCAGCGGTATTTGAAGGGCGCGGCGATCCCTCCCCCGCCGGAGGCGTGGGTGTTCGAGACGGGCACGAACGAGTGGCATTCGTACCCATCGTGGCCTCCGGCGGGCGTGAAACCGGTGTTCGTATCGTTTCATGCGGGGGGCAAGCTCGCCGCCTCCGCCGTCGGCGCGAAGGAAGACGAAGCGGGCTTCGATGCTTATGTGAGCGATCCCCACAAGCCCGTGCCGTACCGCGCCAAATCCGGGGTCGCCGTCGATCAAGATTACATGACCGACGACCAGCGCTTCGCCGCGCGGCGGACCGATGTGCTCACGTATGACATGGCGACCTTGGAGAACGACGTCACGATCGCCGGCCCCATCGAAGCGAGCCTCTGGGTGTCGACCACGGGCACCGACGCCGATTTCGTCGTCAAGGTGATCGACGTTTATCCCTCCGAGCACCCCGATCCGGTGCCCAACCCCGCCGGGGTCCACATGGGCGGGTACCAGCAGCTCGTGCGCGCCGAAATCATGCGCGGCAAGTTTCGAAATAGCTTCGAAAAGCCGGTCCCCTTCGAGCCCGGCGAGCCCGCCTTGGTCCGCTTTACGTTGCCGGACACGTTCCACACCTTTCGCGCGGGGCATCGCATCATGGTGCAGGTGCAGAGCAGCTGGTTCCCCCTCGCCGACCGCAACCCGCAAACCTTCACCGACATTTACCGCGCCACCGATTCGGATTTTCACACCGAGACCCACCGCATCCATCGAACGGCGGCCATGCCCTCCGGGATCACGATGGGCGTCCTGCGGGGAAAGATTTGACCATGCGTTCTCTCCTCTCGCGAGCTCGTAAATGCCTCCCCGTGCTAGCGGCACTGGGCCTCGCCGCGTGCGCGGTGGGCGCGCCCGTCCCCGAGGCCATCGCGCAGCCTCGCAAGTCAGCGGCCCCATCGAACCCCGATTCGCCGCTGATCGCCGCCGAGATCAAGGACGACGACGTCGAGATCGCGGCCGCCTTGCGCGAGCACTATACGAAGTACGAATACCGCGTCCCCGTGCGGGACGGCGTGCGCCTCTTTACGACGGTGTACATTCCCAAGGACGCATCGCGGACGTACCCGATGCTCATGCTGCGCACGCCCTACGGCGCGATCGCGCACTACGGGGTGGACCATTTCCCGGACGGGAGCGAGCGAGGGCTGCGCGGCTATCGGAATTACATCCGTGAGGGATACATCCTCGTCTCGCAAGACGTTCGCGGGCGCTACATGTCCGAGGGGACATTCGTGGAGATGCGCCCGCACGTGATCGCGAAGACGAAGGGCGCGATCGACGAGAGCACCGACACGTACGACAGCATCGATTGGCTCGTCAAGAACGTGCCCTCGAACAATGGCAAGGTTGGCCTATGGGGCGTTTCGTACCCCGGGTTTTACGCGGCCGCGGGGATGATCGACGCGCACCCCGCGTTGAAGGCCGTCTCGCCGCAGGCGCCCATCAGCGATAGCTTTACGGGCGACGATATCTTTCACAATGGCGCGTTCTTCGCGGCGAACACCATCGGCTTCGCCGCGGCCTTCGGAAAAGCGCGGCCCAAGCCCGTCAAGACGAGCGCGCACGATTGGGAGGGGCTCGATTACGAGGGCGCCGACATTTACGACTTTTATCTTGCGCTCGGGCCCTTGTCGAATGTCAACGCGCGGCACTTCGAGAACAAGATCGCCTCGTGGAACGATATCGTGCAGCACAATGTCCGAGACGACTTTTGGAAGGCGTCCGATCCGCGACCGCATTACAAGAACGTGAAGCCGGCCGTCATGACGGTCGGTGGATGGTTCGACGCGGAAGATCTCTTCGGCGCGCTGGAAACGTATCGGGCCGTGGAGCGCCAGAGCCCCGGAACGACCAATACGTTGGTCATGGGACCGTGGCGCCATGGGGGTTGGTGGTACATGGACGGCGACAAGCTCGGCGACGTCTCGTTTGGCGCCAAAACGGGAAATTTTTATCGCGACCACATCGAGTTTCCATTTTTTCAGCGGCACCTCAAAGGCAAACAGGTGCCGCCCCCGCCCGAGGCTTGGGTGTTCGAAACGGGCGCCAATGTTTGGCAGCGCTACGCCAGCTGGCCGCCGCCCGAGGCCAAGCCGACATTCCTCGCATTTCATACGGGCGGCAAGCTGTCGGCGGCGGCCGTGGGGGCATCGGAGGACCTCGCCGGCTTCGACGCCTACATCAGCGATCCGGCGAAGCCGGTGCCCTATCGGGATCGGCTCGAGGACCGCGTCAACGAAAACTACATGATCGAGGACCAGCGCTTTGCGTCGCGGCGGCCCGATGTCCTCACCTATTCGAGCGGCGTGCTCGAGGGCGACGTGACCCTCGCGGGCCCCATCGAGGCCGACCTCTGGGTCTCCACCACGGGGACCGACGCCGACTTCATCGTGAAGTTGGTCGACGTCTATCCGCAGGATTTCCCCGATCCCTCGCCCAACCCGACGGGCGTACGCATGGGCGGCTACCAGCAGCTGGTGCGCGGCGAGGTGATACGTGGCAAGTTCCGAAATAGCCTGGAGAAACCGGAGCCGTTCAAGCCGGGCGAGCCCGCACGGGTGCGCTTTTCCATCCCCGACGCGTTTCATACCTTCCGCTCGGGCCACCGCATTCTGGTGCAGGTCCAAAGCAGCTGGTTTCCGCTGGTCGATCGGAACCCGCAGACCTTCACCGACATTTTCCGCGCGAACCAGGCCGATTTTCGGGCGGCCACCCATCGCATCTACCGAACGCCGCAAATGCCGTCCGGCATCAAGGTGGGTCTCATGCGGGGGAAGCTTCAGTAGCGCGCGGGCGCGCGGTGGCACGGCCCTTCTTTGGAAACTGGCTCTTCTCATCCGCCAAGAACGCCCTATTTTGCGGCCATGACGATTCGTGTAACCATCGCAGGTGCAACGGGGAAGGTCGGGGGGCCGCTCGCCAAGGCCGTGGCGCAATCGGGTGATCTCGAGCTCGTGGGCGCGGTCGCGCGCGCAAACACGGGCAAGCGCCTGGGTGACGTGATCGGCGCCGCGGGAGTCGACGTGGTCATTCGCGGGACGGCGGCGGAGGCGCTCGCGGTGCCGTGCGACGTGTTCGTCGATTACACGCGCGCCGACGCCGTGAAGGCGCACGTCCTCACCGCGCTGGAGCATGGCGCGCACGTGGTCATTGGCTCCTCCGGGCTCTCCGACGCGGACTACGCCGAGCTCGACGCGATTGCAAAGCAGAAGGACCTGGGCGTGTTCGCGGCCGGGAACTATGCGATCACGGCGGTGCTGCTGCAGCGCTTTGCGCGCCTCGCCGCCGCGGAGATCCCGTCGTGGGAGATCATCGATTACAGCTACGAGAAGAAGGTCGACGCGCCCAGCGGTACGGCGCGGGAGCTGGCCAATCAGCTCGCCGCGGTGCGGGCGCCCAGCTACCACGTGCCGGTGAGCTCCACCGTCGGAGCCCGCGACGCGCGCGGCGCCACCATCGCGCACACGCAGGTTCACTCGGTGCGGCTGCCGGGGTACACGTCGTCGGTCGAGGTGGTGTTCGGCGTGGGGAGCGAGCGGCTCTCCATTCGCCATGACTCGCTCGATCCGGCCGGCCCCTACGTGGGGGGAACCTTGCTGGCCATCCGCAAGGTCTCCGCGCTTCGGGGTGTGGTTCGCGGGCTCGACCGGCTCCTCGGCACATGAGGACGATCGCCTTCACCCTTTGCCTCTTCACCGCCGCCTGCGGCGCGGCGTCGCCCAGCGCGGTGGCCGAGCCCCGAAAGGCGGAGTCGGCGGAGAGCCCGCTCATCGCCGCGCAGCTCGCGGACAATACGGACATCGCCCGCGCGCTGCGCGAGCACTATACGAAGTACGATTACCTCGTTCCCATGCGGGACGGTGTGCGTCTGTACACGACCTTCTATGTGCCGAAGGACAAATCGCGGACGTATCCGATTCTTTTGAAGCGCACGCCTTACGCCGTAAAGCCTTACGGCTCGGATCATTACCCCAACGCCGACGAGCCGCGGCTCATGGAGGGCATCGCGCCCTCGGTGCACTTCCTGCGCGAAGGGTACATCCTGGTCCGCCAAGACGTGCGCGGACGCTTCATGTCCGAGGGCACCTTCGTGGACGTGCGCCCGCGCGCCACCAAGAAAGGCGAAATCGACGAGAGCACGGACACGTACGACACCATCGATTGGCTGGTGAAGAACGTACCGTCGAACAACGGCAAGGCCGGGCTCTGGGGGATCTCGTACCCCGGCTTCTACGCCGCGCAAGGCGCGATCGACGCGCACCCGGCGCTGAAAGCCATTTCGCCCCAGGCGCCCGTCACCGAGTGGTTCATTGGAGACGATTGGCACCACCAGGGCGCGTTCATGCTCGGCGATGCGTTCGACTTCTATGTCAACTTCGGAAAATCGCGCCCCAAGCCCACCAAGAAAGTGGTGCCTTGGTTCGATTACGACTCCGGCGATATTTATGAGTTCTTTCTGGCGCTCGGCCCGCTCTCCAATGCCAATACGCGCTACTTGGAAAACCAAGTCTCCTTCTGGAACGACTTGATGCAGCACGGCACGCGCGACGACTTCTGGAAGGCGCGCGATCCCCGGCCGCACTACAAGAACGTGAGGCCGGCCATCATGACCGTCGGCGGCTGGTTCGACGCCGAAGACGCCTTTGGCGCGCTGGAGACATACCGCACCTTCGAGCGCCAGAACCCGGGCGCGAACAATACGCTGGTGATGGGGCCTTGGAGCCATGGCGGGTGGGCCCGCATGGATGGCGATCGTCTGGGCGATATCGGCTTCGGGGCGAAGCAATCGCTCTTTTACCGCGAGCAAATCGAGTTTCCGTTCTTCCAGCGCTACCTCAAAGGCAAATCGGTGGCGCCGCCGCCCGAGGCTTGGGCCTTCGAAACGGGCACCAACACGTGGCAGCGCTTCGCGGCGTGGCCGCCGGCGGAGGCGAAGCCGGTTTTCATTTCGTTCCAAGACGGCGGCAAGCTCTCCGCGTCGCCCGCCGCCGCGGCTACCGGCACGGGCGCTGCGGGGGCGCGCGCGAACGCGGCCGGTGCGGCCAATGCGACGGAGCTGTTCGACGCATACGTGAGCGATCCGGCGAAGCCGGTACCGTACCGCGATCGGGTGTCGAGCCGGATCGATCACGATTACGTGGTCGAGGATCAGCGCTTTGCTTCGCGCAGGCCCGACGTGCTCACCTATTCGACCGGCGTGCTCGAAGGCGATGTCACCTTGGTGGGCCCCATCGAGGCCAGCCTCTGGGTCTCCACCACGGGGACCGACGCCGACTTCGTCGTCAAGCTCATCGACGTATACCCCTCGGACTACCCCGATCCCACGCCCAACCCCACCGGCGTGCACATGGGCGGATACCAGCAGCTGGTGCGCGGTGAAGTGATGCGCGGCAAGTTCCGAAACAGCTACGAGAACCCCGCGCCGTTCAAGCCGGGCGAGCCGACCCTCGTTCGCTTCACCACCCCCGACACGTTCCACACGTTCCGGGCCGGCCACCGCATCATGGTGCAAGTGCAGAGCAGCTGGTTCCCCCTGGTCGATCGCAACCCGCAGACGTTCACCGATATCTACCGCGCCACCGAGGCCGACTTCCGCGCGGCCACCCACCGCGTCTACCGGGCGCCGGCGATGCCTTCGGGGATCAAGGTGGGCCTCTTGCGCGGAAAGCTCTGACCGAGCGTTTCAGGCATCTCGGAGGGCGGCTCCTCGCGAGCGGGGCGCCCTCCTGCTACCTTTGACGCGGTATGCTGGAGCGGATTGCACTTCATCAGACGCGGCTGCGAACCCCCGGGCTCGGGCTCGATGCCAAGGGGGTCGCGCTCGGCGCCAAAGGGCTCGTGCTGCTGGCGTCGATCGATCGCCTGGTGGCATTGCTTGCAGTCTACACGCAAGAGTACTCGCTCGAGGATTTGATGCCCAGCCTCGAGATTCAGCTGGTGCGCTCCAAGCTGGGGACGCGGGAGCTGACCCTGTCGTTCGCCGCCGAGTCCAGCGACCGCATGGATCGCATGGCGGAGACGGCGCGGCTCACGGGCGGGTTCATCTTCACGGGGACCAGCCGGCACTTCGTGCAGTACCGCGACGCGGCGGCCCCCTTTGGGTACGATACGTCGCAGCTCTTGGCGACGGACGCGGCGCTGTCGCTCTACCACGACCGGTTCTCGCAGGTGTACGAGGTGGAGCGCACCATCGAGCTGCGCGCGCTGCTGCTCCGGCTGATGCCGCACGTCGATCCCACGACCAACACCACGCCGGGATCGCGCTTCTTGGTCGCCGAGCCGGGGCTGGGGCCCGCGCTCATTCACTACTTGGTGCGCTCGCGCGTCGACGGCGAGGTCGCCGTGGGCGAGTGGCCGCCGGCGAGCGCGTTCGACGATGGGCCCATCCGGCGCACCATCGTGCGGGTGCCGGATCTGCCCGAGCGCATGCGGCCCTTGATGCAGACCACCCCGGGGATCACCACGTTCTTTCCCGTGGGGCCCGGGGTGGCGGTGGAGGCCGGGTATCGGCACCCGGTGCAGCTTCGGGCGTGCCCGGTGTTCGATCCCAAGGGCCTGGTGCTGCTCCGCGGGCGCGATCGCGAGCCGTGGGTGCTGCCGCGCATGCCGCAGATGGGGGATCTGCGCGTCTTTGCGCGCATCGAGCTGCGCTCGGATCCGAAGGCGGAGGGCTCGTTGGCCGAGGCGCTGCGAAAGGCGGAGTCGGTGCGCGTGCCCTTGCGGGTCACGCCCTCGACCGCGCCCTGGCGAAGCGTGACCGCCACGTGGATCAAGGACGCGGAGATCCCGCTCCTGCGCCGGCTCTCGTACGCGCTCCCCCGGGAGACGATTCAAAAGACGAGCATCGCGATCACCGCGCGCGGCGCGTTCTTGCGCGCGCCGCTGGGGATCGAGGCCATTCCGCTCGGCACGTTCTTCGTGGAGATTCATCCGAACCTGTACATCCCGGCGGGCTACGACGTAACGCCGGCCGTGGCGCCGGAGGTGCTGTATCGGGCGCTGGGCGCGTCGTCGTCGCAGGTGCTGTTCGTCACGCCGGACGAGGCGGCGCTCGCCATCGAGTCGTCGGCGTTCACCTCGCTGGAGATGGCGCTCATCGAGGCAAAGCCTTGGGAGCCGCTGGTGGCCGAGGCCATCGAGTCGGCCCTGGACGAGGCGCCGATCGATCTGCGGATCGCGCCGCTCGGAACGTTCCCCATGAGCGGCGTGGAGCCTCCGCCAAAGCGCGAGGCCCCCAAGGGCCCGGGCGCGTCGGGCGCGCCGTCGGGGGAGTCGTAGCCGGTGGCGACGCTCGATCTCGGGACCATCGCCGAGCAGCTCTTCGTCGACTTCATGGCGCCGCTCGTGCTGGGCGGGGAGATGCGGCCGGGGAAGCCCATCGGGGGCCGCGCGGCGCTGCAGATCGGCGTCGAGCGCCTGGTGGCGGACACCGATCGGCAAAGGCTCGTGCAGCTTACACGCATTCGGTACGCGCGCAGGCTCTGGCCGGTCGACCGGCTCGCGGACGCGACGC contains these protein-coding regions:
- the dapB gene encoding 4-hydroxy-tetrahydrodipicolinate reductase, which produces MTIRVTIAGATGKVGGPLAKAVAQSGDLELVGAVARANTGKRLGDVIGAAGVDVVIRGTAAEALAVPCDVFVDYTRADAVKAHVLTALEHGAHVVIGSSGLSDADYAELDAIAKQKDLGVFAAGNYAITAVLLQRFARLAAAEIPSWEIIDYSYEKKVDAPSGTARELANQLAAVRAPSYHVPVSSTVGARDARGATIAHTQVHSVRLPGYTSSVEVVFGVGSERLSIRHDSLDPAGPYVGGTLLAIRKVSALRGVVRGLDRLLGT
- a CDS encoding 50S ribosomal protein L11 methyltransferase — its product is MSEPRFYFVVVDIDPTLAEDAGVLFFELGATGVEERDQTTLVKGPSGKTSLVASFNSREEAESARDQVDASWSPRIEELVGDAWRDAWKEHFRPFEITPGIVVCPPWEKYAGSARYVLELEPGRAFGTGLHETTSLVAGVLSDHRDTYRDGHVLDVGCGSGILALLALLLGAADARAIDNDPDVIDVARENAERNHLEARLTVDTTPVEQITSEYDMVLANIEADVLIALAAPISKCVKPGKLLVLSGVLATQHDRVRAAYSDFEAPEAAQVGTGVRARGEWVALVLRRPLGSG
- a CDS encoding CocE/NonD family hydrolase, whose product is MDVRSWRSMRLLARPSWGALCLTVAACGGAPSKTAAEAPPNTASSEAPLTPVIQAELSDPASIVAALREHYTKYEYRIPMRDGVRLFTMAYVPKDRSRTYPILMTRTPYGVAPYGPDAYVDEKKPGFLLHSIAMYLRSGYILVQQDVRGCYMSEGDFVNVRPHATVKGGVDESTDAYDTIDWLVKNVPANSGKVGVRGGSYQAIEFPFVQRYLKGAAIPPPPEAWVFETGTNEWHSYPSWPPAGVKPVFVSFHAGGKLAASAVGAKEDEAGFDAYVSDPHKPVPYRAKSGVAVDQDYMTDDQRFAARRTDVLTYDMATLENDVTIAGPIEASLWVSTTGTDADFVVKVIDVYPSEHPDPVPNPAGVHMGGYQQLVRAEIMRGKFRNSFEKPVPFEPGEPALVRFTLPDTFHTFRAGHRIMVQVQSSWFPLADRNPQTFTDIYRATDSDFHTETHRIHRTAAMPSGITMGVLRGKI
- a CDS encoding adenylate/guanylate cyclase domain-containing protein, coding for MTTHPDPAHLQALLDMHRVVDGIVEEGLVHRRNLAEVMDRLLPEVCRTIGAKGAFVESYGEDLGLRWFGSPANLSLFRRPEYQDIRTRAGSAQREVVVQPIEELLVVARPLDVAGAWFGTAGLIFEAGETRTHVQLIELVEMMCEELDNYLYAIRASREKHRIMMDLGLALRHRVLGEGLGQAIAVLGSAVPLDRVLLVYVAEEDTESMLHVQLYEGGEIKVDTMMGIADGDVDVLCREGSDYLYGRSHALLERFGFVDAREEVLINGVTKRVVVGKMLVTSKNGAFNTYDRELLGSFAGFIRQRVVDFNKEWRHLAAAFRPADVARLLQSDDYEQRFLQPREEDVAMLYVDIAGFTRLSETVLRSPSAVAQLVEGWSKEAVNLVWEHGGVFDKMVGDCIIALFGPPFYESAPGDRLASALRCAVAVREMTRMLPQRPEFAKLREQGLSVATGVNLAPLFVGTFGPNNNFTGFSSGMNNTARLQGCAVRDEILVMADAIAKLPRDSEFHFGEERNATVKNVAAPLRFRALE
- a CDS encoding CocE/NonD family hydrolase, whose product is MLAALGLAACAVGAPVPEAIAQPRKSAAPSNPDSPLIAAEIKDDDVEIAAALREHYTKYEYRVPVRDGVRLFTTVYIPKDASRTYPMLMLRTPYGAIAHYGVDHFPDGSERGLRGYRNYIREGYILVSQDVRGRYMSEGTFVEMRPHVIAKTKGAIDESTDTYDSIDWLVKNVPSNNGKVGLWGVSYPGFYAAAGMIDAHPALKAVSPQAPISDSFTGDDIFHNGAFFAANTIGFAAAFGKARPKPVKTSAHDWEGLDYEGADIYDFYLALGPLSNVNARHFENKIASWNDIVQHNVRDDFWKASDPRPHYKNVKPAVMTVGGWFDAEDLFGALETYRAVERQSPGTTNTLVMGPWRHGGWWYMDGDKLGDVSFGAKTGNFYRDHIEFPFFQRHLKGKQVPPPPEAWVFETGANVWQRYASWPPPEAKPTFLAFHTGGKLSAAAVGASEDLAGFDAYISDPAKPVPYRDRLEDRVNENYMIEDQRFASRRPDVLTYSSGVLEGDVTLAGPIEADLWVSTTGTDADFIVKLVDVYPQDFPDPSPNPTGVRMGGYQQLVRGEVIRGKFRNSLEKPEPFKPGEPARVRFSIPDAFHTFRSGHRILVQVQSSWFPLVDRNPQTFTDIFRANQADFRAATHRIYRTPQMPSGIKVGLMRGKLQ
- a CDS encoding 16S rRNA (uracil(1498)-N(3))-methyltransferase produces the protein MATRVRAPIEGLHEGLCTASEATAHYLTRVLRLGVGAAFVAFDPETSREADASIVAISGKVQLEIQGLRPARVVARRAVTFVQGLAKGDKCDAVVRDATELGVTHVIIAACARSVVQLQGPRRDARVERWLRIAREAARQCGRSDPPRVELLPWDDAMTRTAPDARRFCLHVRESAPLGPALLAALEDENAPVAFAAGPEGGLTAEEIAFASDQGWQLVSLGDLVLRTETAAAAVLGALRVFEGG